One Thermoplasma volcanium GSS1 genomic window carries:
- a CDS encoding MFS transporter produces MVSEEQIKNIIARENRIPVWSLPYTFLAIIGIGYFFTFYDISDIGLAMPAIASQFHIGTSLSLFIALSVGLIGYSIGSYLIGSLADVYGRYRSMILTMGLTALGSFGDAISINVPELTIFRFITGLGLGADLNLVSSYISEFAPPAVRGRITVYTFLIGILGQAITPFIGLHLVPVYYNGWRYLFGIGAVIALIALFLRFELPESPRWLASKAHNIEKAEKIIQIMEHTALKKVKSLP; encoded by the coding sequence ATGGTTTCAGAAGAACAAATTAAAAATATTATAGCTAGAGAAAACCGAATACCAGTATGGTCACTTCCATACACTTTCCTTGCTATAATAGGTATAGGCTATTTCTTCACTTTCTACGATATATCTGATATCGGATTAGCTATGCCAGCCATAGCTTCCCAGTTCCATATAGGCACATCGCTCAGTCTTTTTATTGCCCTATCTGTAGGACTAATAGGTTATTCCATTGGTTCATATTTGATCGGAAGCCTGGCAGATGTATACGGAAGGTATCGCTCTATGATTTTAACAATGGGGCTTACGGCCCTCGGGTCGTTCGGAGATGCTATATCTATAAACGTTCCTGAATTAACTATATTTAGGTTTATAACAGGTCTGGGGTTGGGAGCTGATCTGAACCTGGTATCAAGTTATATAAGCGAGTTTGCACCGCCAGCAGTGAGAGGCCGCATAACTGTTTATACCTTCCTCATAGGCATTCTTGGCCAGGCAATAACTCCCTTTATAGGGCTTCATCTCGTTCCAGTATATTACAATGGCTGGAGATACCTTTTTGGAATAGGTGCAGTAATAGCCCTTATAGCATTATTCCTCCGGTTTGAGCTTCCTGAATCACCACGATGGTTAGCTTCCAAGGCTCACAACATAGAGAAAGCCGAGAAAATAATACAGATTATGGAGCACACTGCCTTAAAGAAAGTTAAATCACTGCCATAA
- a CDS encoding phosphoribosyltransferase, translating into MVTFIDRYEAGKQLAKKITNLSGKCTVTGIARGGIAVAYQVSASIGLPLTTIIVKKIGHPADEEFAIGAVAEGPEPYVYKGEYALSVEPAIFEAFAAEKKKEVNSVRRILGQENSVFYKNWDCVILVDDGVATGSSMIGAIRSLKLNVSKNIIAAAPVFSEEAYVAVRSEGVSIAYVIIPFDFEAVSEFYRDFSEITYADVLEIIRKAYANNGK; encoded by the coding sequence ATGGTAACATTCATCGATAGGTATGAAGCTGGAAAGCAGCTAGCAAAGAAAATAACAAATTTATCAGGTAAATGTACAGTAACCGGAATAGCTAGAGGTGGAATCGCCGTTGCATATCAGGTATCGGCTTCCATCGGCTTACCTCTAACTACCATTATCGTAAAAAAGATTGGCCATCCGGCCGATGAAGAATTTGCAATAGGGGCAGTTGCCGAAGGGCCTGAACCATACGTGTACAAAGGTGAATATGCTCTATCAGTCGAACCCGCGATATTCGAGGCATTTGCAGCTGAGAAAAAGAAGGAGGTAAATTCTGTAAGGAGGATACTGGGGCAGGAAAATAGCGTATTCTATAAGAACTGGGACTGCGTGATACTTGTAGATGATGGTGTCGCCACAGGATCAAGCATGATAGGTGCTATAAGAAGCCTGAAACTTAACGTATCTAAAAATATAATAGCTGCTGCCCCTGTATTTTCTGAAGAGGCTTACGTCGCTGTAAGATCAGAAGGCGTTTCAATTGCATATGTCATTATACCTTTCGACTTTGAGGCGGTCAGCGAATTTTACCGGGATTTTTCCGAGATAACTTACGCTGACGTACTTGAAATTATTCGTAAAGCTTATGCAAACAATGGAAAATAA
- a CDS encoding amidohydrolase — protein MTTEFANEITDVAKAIYEYAELGSSEYKSSSYLVEAFKRHGFQVDFPYLGMKTAFKARYFNGKPMVGLLAEYDALPNGHSCGHDLIAAWAFGTAIRLKDEFGISVTVFGTPSEEGIGEYAGSKAKFAQSGAFSDVDYVIGMHPDDRWAVGSTSLADLTIEAQFIGKSSHLLSPDYGINALDPLVESYVALSNFRRSVPNSKYPVIGMIVKEGGRASNVIPDKASMEIDIRAKKKADLAGFVDQIERILKMEGEMHYCKLNINEVTPIYDEYKSNRVIDSLLEEECQKHAVNPFNVDRSGEEPMGSTDEANVSQVIPTGHLDVKIVDPGIPAHTDEFRIAADPSRSGKTLLKAIDITVETIKTIWQDKKFMNKIKEEFKK, from the coding sequence ATGACCACGGAATTCGCAAATGAAATCACAGACGTGGCCAAGGCCATATATGAATATGCTGAACTCGGAAGCTCAGAGTACAAGTCGTCATCTTATCTGGTCGAAGCTTTCAAGAGGCATGGTTTCCAAGTAGATTTCCCCTACCTTGGAATGAAGACAGCTTTCAAGGCAAGATATTTTAATGGGAAGCCAATGGTTGGTTTGCTAGCAGAATATGATGCGCTTCCCAACGGCCACTCATGCGGTCACGATCTCATTGCTGCATGGGCGTTTGGTACTGCGATCAGATTGAAAGACGAATTTGGTATTTCAGTAACTGTATTCGGAACGCCGTCAGAGGAAGGAATAGGCGAATATGCAGGCAGCAAGGCGAAATTTGCCCAAAGCGGCGCCTTCTCTGATGTTGATTACGTTATAGGTATGCACCCGGATGACAGATGGGCCGTAGGATCAACATCACTGGCAGATCTGACCATAGAAGCCCAATTTATTGGAAAATCTTCTCATCTACTCAGCCCTGATTATGGAATAAATGCACTTGATCCACTTGTAGAAAGCTACGTGGCATTAAGCAATTTTCGTAGAAGCGTACCTAACTCCAAATATCCGGTAATAGGGATGATAGTCAAAGAGGGCGGTAGAGCCTCAAATGTGATTCCTGACAAAGCCTCTATGGAAATAGATATACGGGCCAAGAAAAAGGCTGATCTTGCAGGCTTCGTTGATCAGATAGAGAGGATACTCAAGATGGAGGGTGAAATGCACTATTGCAAGCTAAACATAAACGAAGTTACTCCCATATACGACGAATACAAGAGCAACAGAGTTATAGACAGCTTGCTAGAAGAAGAGTGCCAGAAGCACGCAGTTAATCCTTTCAACGTCGACAGAAGCGGTGAAGAGCCCATGGGAAGCACAGATGAGGCAAACGTGAGCCAAGTGATTCCGACAGGGCATCTTGACGTGAAGATAGTTGATCCAGGGATACCGGCCCATACAGATGAGTTTAGAATTGCAGCCGACCCCTCAAGATCTGGTAAAACATTATTAAAAGCTATAGATATTACTGTGGAAACAATAAAAACGATATGGCAGGATAAAAAATTTATGAACAAAATTAAAGAGGAATTCAAGAAGTGA
- a CDS encoding MFS transporter — MALRKEDLILIPLVAGVMMGAIDSTIVVLALPTISDDLKAPLSLSIWIILAYLLVAAVSTTQFGRLGDMISRKTIFNSGMAIFTLGSFLCGVSSNIDFLIAFRFVQAAGGSMMQANSGSIIADNFPPNLRGRAYGYTSVGWNSGATLGIVLGGIITTLIGWRYIFYINVPVGIISLYFAIKYIIPGSKKNVKLDVPGVVTLTAALSSIAYAATDFTSHGLETTNETLLSIGFLLLVVFIFLERTNKNALLPFHLFQNRVFNFSIAASFLQSLGYLAVTFIVIMYLQGLRGLTPLDSSLLLVPGYVLGGFTGPIFGKLSDRIGARTPATLGMFLMMIAVLLYMTFNLKTPVYYVIPVSIISGLGSSMFFPANNSAVMASSPAGSYGAASGLLRTMANIGMLGSFVLAITVSTIAIPRYVAFEVFAGVGRLVGGLSASFLTGIHTALEVSFAIIAVGMLFSFVRGKENRSTSTPPRATETTK; from the coding sequence ATGGCGCTCCGCAAGGAAGATCTAATACTTATACCACTTGTCGCAGGAGTCATGATGGGAGCCATAGACAGTACCATAGTCGTATTGGCCCTTCCTACGATATCTGATGATCTCAAGGCACCTTTGTCTTTATCAATATGGATAATACTTGCTTATCTCCTTGTTGCAGCTGTTTCTACAACACAGTTTGGCCGTCTCGGTGATATGATCTCAAGAAAAACAATTTTCAACTCAGGCATGGCTATTTTCACTCTAGGATCTTTCCTATGCGGGGTCTCTTCAAATATAGATTTCCTCATAGCCTTTAGGTTTGTGCAGGCGGCCGGTGGTTCCATGATGCAGGCTAACTCCGGCTCGATAATAGCAGACAATTTTCCTCCTAACCTGAGGGGGCGTGCCTATGGGTATACATCGGTTGGATGGAACTCAGGAGCTACCTTGGGCATAGTGCTAGGGGGTATAATAACTACCCTTATCGGCTGGCGGTATATTTTCTATATAAATGTTCCAGTAGGCATAATTTCGCTCTACTTTGCTATAAAGTATATCATCCCCGGCTCCAAGAAGAACGTCAAACTTGATGTTCCAGGAGTCGTAACCCTTACAGCTGCTCTATCATCTATTGCCTATGCTGCCACAGATTTCACTTCCCATGGCCTCGAAACAACTAACGAGACCCTGCTATCCATAGGTTTTCTTCTTCTAGTCGTATTTATTTTCCTGGAAAGAACAAATAAAAATGCGCTTTTGCCATTTCACCTTTTCCAGAACAGGGTTTTCAACTTTTCCATTGCTGCCTCATTCTTACAGAGTTTAGGGTACCTTGCCGTTACATTTATCGTGATAATGTATCTGCAGGGTCTAAGGGGTCTAACCCCGCTCGATAGCTCCCTCCTGCTTGTGCCAGGTTATGTTCTGGGCGGTTTCACAGGCCCTATATTCGGAAAGCTTTCCGACCGAATAGGTGCCAGGACACCTGCAACTCTTGGTATGTTCTTAATGATGATTGCAGTCTTGCTTTATATGACTTTCAACCTAAAGACACCTGTATACTATGTAATACCTGTATCGATAATATCAGGCCTTGGATCCTCAATGTTCTTTCCTGCCAACAACAGCGCTGTTATGGCCAGTTCACCTGCTGGTTCCTATGGGGCCGCTTCTGGACTCCTAAGGACAATGGCCAACATTGGTATGCTTGGATCGTTTGTATTAGCGATAACAGTTTCCACTATTGCAATACCGAGGTACGTAGCCTTTGAGGTATTCGCTGGAGTCGGCAGGCTTGTAGGCGGCTTGTCTGCTTCATTTCTAACAGGGATACATACAGCTCTAGAGGTTTCCTTTGCAATCATCGCAGTTGGTATGTTATTCTCCTTTGTGAGGGGGAAAGAAAACAGATCCACTTCTACACCACCTAGGGCAACTGAGACTACAAAATGA
- a CDS encoding MFS transporter — MPFHFFPIRNYSQRNVWTSTFSFFINSTVRFFIPAILPFIISALKISVYQASLLITAYWIGYTAFQIPAGIISDRFGTAKTSKASFLGLTIAFFLMPIAMHEYLLIFLLQLLLGSLSSIVYVSGISLVQRSADQSNRSLFIGIFQIGFFMGSSVGEYIVLELLDISFYYSYIAVSLLLLISLTLDFLFQNEPGLSKKNNEIIPRGILYVSLIRFSAGFMYLGFLSLFTTFLVYDGIAPLSKAYAYAWIPAIGGIAGSPLGGMISRKMWHAKALMAIVPIIVFSVVLMLIGIVNRNYVPPLSFATGFLYGLYAGPSMGLASEVGREENLGTSSGILNFSSQVGGIISPLAIGYLFTYFGNFKIPFAVISVLSFVIILFPLAIFLRRLFRHTVR; from the coding sequence ATGCCCTTTCACTTTTTCCCCATCCGTAATTACTCTCAAAGGAACGTGTGGACCTCCACATTTTCATTTTTCATTAATTCTACTGTGAGATTTTTTATACCTGCGATACTCCCATTCATAATTTCTGCGCTTAAAATATCCGTATACCAGGCATCTCTCCTCATAACAGCGTACTGGATCGGTTACACTGCTTTTCAAATTCCGGCTGGAATAATTTCGGACAGGTTTGGGACCGCCAAGACCTCAAAGGCTTCGTTTCTCGGTTTAACAATAGCCTTTTTTTTAATGCCTATAGCCATGCATGAATATCTCCTTATATTTTTGTTGCAGCTACTTCTTGGATCTTTATCTTCTATAGTCTATGTTTCTGGTATATCTCTAGTACAAAGATCTGCCGATCAATCAAATAGATCCCTCTTTATAGGCATTTTCCAGATAGGGTTTTTTATGGGTTCTTCTGTAGGTGAATATATTGTTCTTGAGCTGCTTGACATATCGTTTTATTATTCATATATTGCCGTATCCCTTCTTCTGTTAATATCGCTTACATTAGATTTCTTATTTCAAAATGAGCCTGGTTTATCTAAGAAAAATAATGAAATAATACCACGTGGCATCTTATATGTTTCGCTAATACGTTTCTCAGCTGGTTTTATGTATCTAGGTTTCCTGTCTCTATTTACGACTTTTCTTGTTTATGATGGCATAGCACCTCTCTCCAAGGCGTATGCTTATGCCTGGATACCTGCTATTGGAGGTATAGCAGGATCGCCTCTAGGTGGAATGATATCAAGAAAAATGTGGCATGCGAAGGCTCTTATGGCCATTGTGCCCATAATAGTTTTCAGCGTCGTCCTAATGTTAATAGGTATTGTTAACCGGAATTATGTCCCACCTCTATCCTTTGCTACTGGGTTCCTCTACGGGCTTTACGCTGGACCTTCAATGGGCCTCGCTTCTGAAGTCGGCAGAGAGGAAAACCTTGGCACATCAAGCGGTATACTGAATTTCAGTAGCCAGGTCGGAGGCATAATATCTCCATTAGCCATAGGATATCTCTTCACCTATTTTGGGAACTTCAAAATTCCGTTCGCGGTAATCTCAGTATTATCCTTCGTAATAATACTGTTTCCGTTAGCTATATTCTTACGCAGACTATTTAGGCACACTGTTCGATAG
- a CDS encoding S66 peptidase family protein — MTERIKPPRLKEGDEIRVIAPASAPDMKNLSRSIARLRKAGYKVTLGHNIKRLVQMNQLSAPDVNRRDELMSAFMDDNVKAIFCARGGYGSIHILPLIDYDVIRDHPKIFVGYSDITALHLAINYKSSLITFHGPMPAADPDEFSKTNFKDFIEILKGETTHINSNSERIVRYIIQGKVDGISEGTNLSVFASLIGTGYLPNSEGKILFAEDTGVTAGDIDRYLFTMKLAGILDKFSGFAFGEFKSYVDPEDPMPFVEDIVELYMNSLKRVSLYGLPFGHGEDQMLIPLNAKVRISHEEPYVELLEEVVD; from the coding sequence ATGACTGAGAGAATAAAGCCACCAAGGCTTAAGGAAGGCGATGAGATACGCGTGATAGCTCCAGCAAGCGCGCCCGATATGAAGAACTTGTCGAGGTCTATAGCCAGGCTCAGGAAAGCAGGCTATAAGGTGACTTTAGGGCATAATATAAAAAGGCTAGTCCAGATGAATCAACTCTCCGCCCCTGATGTGAACAGGAGAGATGAACTCATGAGCGCCTTTATGGACGACAACGTAAAGGCTATTTTCTGCGCAAGGGGTGGATATGGTTCCATACACATACTTCCTTTAATCGACTACGATGTTATAAGGGACCATCCTAAGATATTTGTTGGGTACAGCGATATAACTGCTCTGCACCTCGCTATCAATTACAAGTCTTCTCTAATAACCTTCCATGGCCCAATGCCTGCAGCCGATCCGGATGAGTTCAGCAAAACGAACTTTAAGGATTTTATAGAGATACTGAAGGGAGAAACAACGCATATCAATTCTAATTCTGAGAGGATCGTAAGGTATATAATACAAGGGAAAGTAGACGGCATAAGCGAGGGGACAAATCTTTCAGTGTTTGCATCACTTATAGGTACCGGCTATCTGCCCAATTCTGAGGGGAAGATACTATTTGCAGAAGATACAGGAGTAACTGCAGGCGATATAGACAGGTATCTCTTTACAATGAAGCTTGCAGGCATACTCGATAAATTTTCAGGCTTTGCATTTGGAGAGTTTAAGAGCTATGTTGATCCAGAGGATCCAATGCCATTTGTCGAGGACATAGTTGAGCTTTATATGAATTCGCTAAAGAGAGTATCTTTATACGGGCTTCCATTTGGGCACGGAGAAGACCAGATGCTGATACCACTAAATGCTAAGGTTCGAATATCACATGAAGAGCCTTACGTAGAACTATTAGAAGAGGTCGTTGATTAG
- a CDS encoding ABC transporter permease has translation MIPPSIRLTLRNLIVNTDPGTLLFLLGLPSFYLIVLGLMFQSIIPNVPFAGKDISYAQFLSPGVVAMQPFIAGSIGGSMLWSDRRWGMFEQLIVGPFHRIDYLLGIIYVSIIFSVGGAFLMFLVSYAITGFLVSYDINLLMIAVVLIVSSILFTSIFLVLSVFIRTIQTYNTVTMFVFFILDFASSAFYPINSRTPLGLRIVSYMNPLTYIVDAVRNMMFYKIGMQDYISLLIVVVLSGFFFLIALVSYGRARV, from the coding sequence ATGATCCCTCCATCTATCCGCCTGACACTGCGAAATTTGATCGTGAATACCGATCCAGGTACACTTCTCTTCCTTCTCGGCCTGCCTTCCTTTTACTTGATAGTGTTAGGACTTATGTTCCAATCCATAATACCAAATGTTCCTTTTGCTGGAAAGGATATAAGCTATGCACAGTTCCTATCGCCAGGTGTTGTTGCGATGCAGCCGTTCATCGCCGGATCTATCGGCGGGAGCATGCTTTGGTCAGATCGGCGGTGGGGTATGTTTGAGCAATTAATAGTGGGCCCATTTCACCGCATTGACTATCTTCTTGGCATAATATACGTATCAATAATATTCTCCGTCGGTGGTGCTTTCCTCATGTTCCTCGTATCTTACGCCATAACTGGTTTCCTCGTGAGTTATGATATAAACCTACTGATGATAGCGGTAGTCCTTATTGTTTCCTCGATTCTCTTTACATCTATATTCCTCGTCCTGTCTGTGTTTATAAGAACAATACAAACCTATAACACAGTCACTATGTTTGTTTTCTTCATACTTGATTTTGCGAGTTCAGCATTCTATCCAATAAATTCTAGAACTCCGTTAGGGCTAAGGATTGTCTCATACATGAACCCACTTACGTACATCGTAGATGCAGTTCGAAACATGATGTTCTACAAGATTGGAATGCAAGACTATATATCGCTTCTCATAGTCGTAGTACTTTCAGGCTTTTTCTTTTTAATAGCGCTTGTTTCGTACGGCAGGGCAAGGGTATAG
- a CDS encoding MFS transporter: MLSAAGFSISSSILYLAVGAIGYPVGALIMIFTADHFERKYVIFADTVVWFIGLFLFSIKIGTTIFIGSFLASMALGMYLQVAYTYTAENYPTRARSSGFALTDGIGHVGGALGALLLPVIVSAYSFSFGFKFIAITGLIAGILALFGPKSSKLTLEEISA, from the coding sequence TTGCTCTCAGCTGCAGGATTTTCAATATCTTCCTCAATATTATACTTGGCAGTTGGTGCCATAGGATACCCTGTGGGTGCACTCATAATGATATTTACTGCTGATCACTTCGAAAGGAAGTACGTTATCTTTGCCGATACTGTGGTCTGGTTCATTGGCCTATTCCTATTCTCAATTAAGATAGGAACAACCATATTCATTGGATCTTTCCTTGCTTCTATGGCACTCGGTATGTACCTTCAGGTCGCTTATACATACACTGCTGAGAATTATCCTACCAGAGCAAGAAGTTCAGGATTTGCGTTAACAGATGGAATCGGGCATGTAGGTGGTGCATTAGGTGCACTCTTACTTCCAGTTATAGTTTCGGCTTATTCATTCTCTTTTGGATTTAAGTTCATAGCCATCACAGGGCTTATAGCAGGCATTCTGGCACTCTTTGGTCCAAAATCTTCAAAGCTTACGCTTGAGGAGATATCGGCATAA
- a CDS encoding DUF488 domain-containing protein codes for MLSIKRVYENRTYDDGYRVLVERLWPRGITKERAALDAWYKDIAPSDSLRKWFSHDERKWDEFKERYMDELCGNKALEKLVEIASQTNVTLIISSRSTYNNAEVLKYIIENYDEFKRRCEGKM; via the coding sequence TTGCTTTCAATAAAGCGAGTTTATGAAAACCGGACGTATGATGACGGATATAGAGTACTTGTTGAAAGGCTTTGGCCACGGGGCATTACAAAAGAAAGAGCTGCACTGGATGCATGGTACAAAGATATCGCGCCAAGCGATTCTTTGAGGAAATGGTTTTCGCATGATGAAAGGAAATGGGATGAATTTAAGGAAAGGTACATGGATGAACTCTGTGGAAACAAGGCGCTAGAGAAGCTTGTTGAAATTGCTTCGCAAACCAACGTTACACTTATAATATCCAGCCGTTCTACCTATAACAACGCCGAAGTGCTCAAATACATTATAGAAAACTATGACGAGTTCAAAAGGAGATGTGAAGGAAAAATGTAA
- a CDS encoding 50S ribosomal protein L41e, translating into MKRSSRDWKKRGKMRWKWRKKRIRRLKRERRANRM; encoded by the coding sequence TTGAAGAGAAGTTCCAGGGACTGGAAGAAACGCGGCAAAATGCGATGGAAATGGAGAAAGAAGAGGATCAGAAGGCTTAAGAGGGAAAGACGGGCAAATAGAATGTAA
- a CDS encoding ABC transporter ATP-binding protein, whose translation MAEDIIEVEHFKQTYDGKKFVVDDVSFHVKRGEIYGLLGKNGAGKTTTIRTLTTIMPVHYGKVKVLGLDVSTHPEKIRQRIGVVLQSESFDFTTVEKNLKIYGMLWDVPGEVLKARIEEVMEVFDLSRLRKIRALELSGGQKKRLQVAREFLHDMDLLFLDEPTVGLDPIMRRTVLNYIKEKAKAGLTVLYTTQIMEEADYLCDRIAIMNNGKIVAEGTSDFLKSKYGDLKTIKIHISGNVNREDLKMMFPEFVQIEGDEVRLISKNVEDVLPDMILYFKRSGIHIERINVEETSLDDVFLRVVS comes from the coding sequence GTGGCTGAGGACATTATTGAAGTTGAACATTTCAAGCAAACTTACGATGGAAAGAAATTCGTTGTGGACGACGTATCATTCCACGTAAAGAGGGGAGAGATATACGGGCTCCTTGGAAAAAACGGTGCAGGAAAAACAACCACAATAAGGACTCTCACCACGATCATGCCAGTACACTACGGAAAAGTAAAGGTTCTTGGTTTAGACGTCTCAACGCACCCCGAGAAGATAAGGCAAAGGATCGGCGTAGTTTTGCAGAGCGAATCCTTTGATTTTACTACCGTTGAAAAGAACCTAAAGATCTACGGTATGCTATGGGATGTCCCAGGTGAAGTGCTTAAGGCCAGGATAGAAGAGGTTATGGAAGTATTCGACCTGTCAAGATTACGCAAGATTAGGGCCTTAGAACTTTCCGGAGGGCAAAAGAAGCGGCTGCAAGTGGCTAGAGAATTCCTGCACGATATGGATTTACTTTTCCTTGATGAACCCACAGTCGGTTTAGATCCAATAATGAGAAGAACAGTACTTAATTACATAAAAGAGAAAGCAAAGGCAGGTCTTACTGTCCTTTACACAACACAAATAATGGAGGAGGCTGATTACCTGTGCGACAGGATCGCTATAATGAACAATGGTAAAATAGTAGCTGAGGGCACAAGCGATTTCCTCAAATCTAAGTACGGAGACCTTAAAACGATAAAGATACACATATCAGGAAATGTCAACAGAGAGGATTTAAAGATGATGTTCCCTGAATTTGTTCAAATAGAAGGGGACGAAGTTAGGTTGATATCAAAAAACGTTGAGGATGTACTTCCAGACATGATACTCTATTTTAAAAGATCCGGGATTCACATAGAGCGCATAAATGTAGAAGAAACTAGCCTTGATGATGTTTTCCTGAGGGTGGTATCATGA